Proteins from a single region of Verrucosispora sp. NA02020:
- a CDS encoding amidase: MAVQDIMPTWVGATAKQIARGVRRGDVSATQVLADHLDHVAKADVDLAAFRTVRGGEAVAEAEKVDEQEDLGNLPLAGVPVAVKENTPVAGVPTWNGSAAARTPVAEADHEVVRRLRGAGAVILGVTRMPELGLWGVTDDGTAVTRNPWDLGRTPGGSSGGAAAAVAAGLVPIAHGNDGLGSIRIPAACCGLVGLKPGRGVVPCQLGAEDWFGLTEHGMLATTVADAAVGFQVLAGRAQEKLVPPQRLRVGVSLRSPVRGVSPDAPNRDAVTAAGRLLAAAGHDAVPADPVYPTALGLQGIATWFAAAAADVRAAGIDRRDLQPRSRRHVTFGDWAWRRGYVREADRTAWRERSIGFFADHSVDLLLTPALASAPPPATSWSARSWRANMLVNIRYAPYAAPWNIAGLPALVVPVGRRPDGLPLAVQLVGPPGSELLLLGVAGQFEMAAPWTRHAPGYPRVGTGSPASA; this comes from the coding sequence GTGGCCGTGCAGGACATCATGCCGACCTGGGTCGGGGCGACCGCCAAACAGATCGCCCGGGGCGTACGGCGGGGCGACGTCTCCGCCACCCAGGTTCTGGCCGACCATCTCGACCACGTCGCGAAGGCCGACGTCGACCTCGCCGCGTTCCGCACGGTACGCGGCGGGGAGGCGGTCGCCGAGGCGGAGAAGGTCGACGAGCAGGAGGACCTGGGCAACCTGCCGCTGGCCGGGGTGCCGGTGGCGGTCAAGGAGAACACCCCGGTGGCCGGGGTGCCCACCTGGAACGGGTCGGCTGCGGCGCGTACCCCGGTGGCCGAGGCCGACCACGAGGTGGTCCGCCGGCTGCGCGGCGCGGGCGCGGTGATCCTCGGCGTCACCCGGATGCCCGAGCTGGGCCTCTGGGGGGTGACCGACGACGGCACCGCGGTCACCCGCAACCCCTGGGACCTGGGGCGTACCCCGGGTGGCTCGTCGGGCGGCGCGGCGGCGGCGGTCGCCGCCGGGCTGGTGCCGATCGCGCACGGCAACGACGGTCTCGGCTCGATCCGCATCCCGGCGGCCTGCTGCGGCCTGGTCGGCCTGAAGCCCGGCCGGGGCGTGGTGCCCTGCCAGCTCGGCGCGGAGGACTGGTTCGGGCTGACCGAGCACGGCATGCTCGCCACCACGGTCGCCGACGCGGCGGTCGGCTTCCAGGTGCTCGCCGGCCGGGCCCAGGAGAAGCTGGTCCCGCCGCAGCGGCTGCGGGTCGGGGTGTCGCTGCGCTCGCCGGTGCGCGGGGTCTCGCCGGACGCGCCGAACCGCGACGCGGTCACCGCCGCCGGTCGGCTGCTCGCCGCCGCCGGGCACGACGCCGTCCCGGCCGACCCGGTCTATCCGACCGCCCTCGGCCTACAGGGCATCGCGACCTGGTTCGCCGCCGCCGCCGCTGACGTGCGGGCCGCCGGGATCGACCGGCGCGACCTGCAACCGCGCAGCCGTCGACACGTCACGTTCGGGGACTGGGCGTGGCGGCGCGGGTACGTCCGGGAGGCCGACCGGACGGCCTGGCGTGAGCGCTCCATCGGCTTCTTCGCCGACCACTCGGTCGACCTGCTGCTCACCCCGGCGCTGGCCAGCGCCCCGCCGCCGGCCACGAGCTGGTCGGCCCGGTCCTGGCGGGCCAACATGCTGGTGAACATCAGGTACGCCCCGTACGCGGCACCGTGGAACATCGCCGGCCTGCCCGCCCTGGTGGTCCCGGTGGGCCGTCGCCCGGACGGGTTGCCGCTGGCCGTGCAACTGGTCGGGCCACCCGGGTCGGAACTGCTGCTGCTCGGCGTCGCCGGACAGTTCGAGATGGCGGCACCGTGGACTCGGCACGCTCCCGGTTACCCGCGCGTCGGAACGGGGTCACCGGCCAGCGCGTGA
- the ilvA gene encoding threonine ammonia-lyase has protein sequence MTELVSLDDVRAARELLAEVTRTTPLEPFRPLSAALGGPVWLKCENFQRAGSYKVRGAYVRISRLSAAERERGVVAASAGNHAQGVALAAGLVGAHSTVFMPVNAPLPKVVATKGYGARVELVGATVDESLVAAQTYAERTGAVLIHPFDHRDVIAGQGTVALEILEQCPEVRTIVTGVGGGGLVSGMAVAAKALRPDVRVIGVQAAGAAAFPPSLVAGEPVRLPDFSTIADGIAVGRPGDVTFTHVRKLVDEIVTVTEEDISRALLMLLERGKQVVEPAGAVGVAALLAGAVEVEPPVVAVLSGGNIDPLLMLRVIEHGLAAAGRYLRVTVRCSDRPGQLASLLRQIAEHRANVVDVEHQRAHPHLRLGEVEVALSVETRGVEHSDTLISALRASGYQVSIAPEA, from the coding sequence ATGACGGAACTGGTCAGCCTGGACGACGTGCGGGCGGCGCGGGAACTGCTCGCCGAGGTCACCCGCACCACCCCGCTGGAACCCTTCCGCCCGCTGAGCGCGGCGCTCGGCGGGCCGGTCTGGCTCAAGTGCGAGAACTTCCAGCGCGCGGGGTCGTACAAGGTGCGTGGCGCGTACGTGCGGATCTCCCGGCTGTCGGCGGCGGAGCGGGAGCGGGGGGTGGTGGCGGCCAGCGCCGGCAACCACGCGCAGGGGGTGGCTCTCGCCGCCGGCCTGGTCGGCGCGCACTCCACCGTCTTCATGCCGGTCAACGCGCCGCTGCCGAAGGTGGTGGCCACCAAGGGGTACGGCGCCCGGGTGGAGCTGGTCGGTGCCACGGTGGACGAATCCCTGGTGGCCGCGCAGACGTACGCGGAGCGCACCGGCGCGGTGCTGATCCACCCGTTCGACCATCGGGACGTGATCGCCGGTCAGGGCACCGTGGCACTGGAGATCCTGGAGCAGTGTCCCGAGGTCAGGACGATCGTCACCGGGGTGGGCGGCGGCGGGCTGGTCTCCGGGATGGCGGTGGCCGCCAAGGCGCTCCGGCCCGACGTGCGGGTGATCGGGGTGCAGGCGGCGGGCGCGGCGGCCTTCCCGCCGTCACTGGTGGCCGGCGAGCCGGTACGCCTGCCCGACTTCTCCACCATCGCCGACGGCATCGCGGTCGGTCGGCCCGGTGACGTCACCTTCACCCACGTCCGCAAGCTCGTCGACGAGATCGTCACGGTCACCGAGGAGGACATCTCCCGGGCGCTGCTGATGCTGTTGGAGCGCGGCAAGCAGGTGGTGGAGCCGGCCGGCGCGGTGGGGGTGGCCGCGTTGCTGGCCGGTGCGGTCGAGGTGGAGCCGCCGGTGGTGGCGGTCCTCTCCGGGGGCAACATCGATCCGCTGCTGATGCTGCGGGTGATCGAGCACGGGCTGGCGGCGGCCGGACGATACCTGCGGGTGACGGTGCGCTGCTCCGACCGGCCAGGGCAGCTCGCCTCGCTGCTGCGGCAGATCGCCGAACACCGGGCCAACGTGGTGGACGTGGAGCACCAGCGGGCCCACCCGCACCTGCGCCTCGGTGAGGTCGAGGTGGCGCTGTCGGTGGAGACCCGGGGTGTGGAGCACTCGGACACCCTGATCAGTGCGTTGCGGGCCAGCGGCTACCAGGTCTCGATCGCGCCAGAGGCGTGA
- the greA gene encoding transcription elongation factor GreA — MSNGNEAPATWLSQDAYDRLKAELDELIANRPVIAAEINARREEGDLRENGGYHAAREEQGKAEGRILYLKELLRTAQVGEAPTVDAVAPGMVVTIYFDDDADDTETFLLGSREISSTTDLTVYSPESALGQAILGGKAGQACTYTAPSGADIKVTVVSFEPFSG; from the coding sequence GTGTCCAATGGCAACGAGGCGCCCGCCACCTGGCTGTCCCAGGACGCCTACGACCGCCTGAAGGCCGAGCTCGACGAGTTGATCGCCAACCGGCCGGTCATCGCCGCCGAGATCAACGCGCGGCGCGAGGAAGGTGACCTACGCGAGAACGGCGGCTACCACGCCGCCCGTGAGGAGCAGGGCAAGGCCGAGGGGCGCATCCTCTACCTGAAGGAGCTGCTCCGCACGGCCCAGGTCGGTGAGGCACCGACCGTCGACGCCGTGGCTCCCGGGATGGTCGTGACGATCTACTTCGACGACGACGCCGACGACACAGAGACCTTCCTGCTCGGGTCCCGTGAGATCTCCTCGACCACCGATCTCACCGTCTACAGCCCCGAGTCGGCCCTCGGCCAGGCGATCCTGGGCGGCAAGGCGGGCCAGGCCTGCACCTACACCGCGCCCAGCGGCGCGGACATCAAGGTGACCGTGGTCAGCTTCGAGCCCTTCTCCGGCTGA
- a CDS encoding DUF4307 domain-containing protein has product MTETHATSASTAPVFPPGRYGRRRTPGRRRRLLTTLLVVTVLVALTAVSFRLYRQYGDPAYGAQVITYGEITDQQVVVNFRVNLPAGGSAVCALRARDHAGAEVAREEVPVTAADGQRSVTVRHSLATSARPFIGEVVRCRPAA; this is encoded by the coding sequence GTGACCGAGACGCACGCCACATCTGCATCGACCGCGCCGGTGTTCCCGCCCGGCCGGTACGGCCGCCGTCGTACGCCCGGCCGACGTCGGCGGCTGCTGACCACGCTGCTGGTGGTCACCGTGCTGGTGGCGCTCACCGCCGTCTCGTTCCGGCTCTACCGGCAGTACGGCGACCCGGCCTACGGCGCCCAGGTGATCACCTACGGCGAGATCACCGACCAGCAGGTGGTGGTCAACTTCCGGGTGAACCTGCCGGCGGGCGGCTCGGCGGTCTGCGCCCTGCGGGCCCGGGACCACGCCGGGGCGGAGGTGGCCCGCGAGGAGGTCCCGGTGACCGCCGCCGACGGGCAGCGCAGCGTCACCGTCCGGCACTCCCTCGCCACCAGTGCCCGCCCCTTCATCGGCGAGGTCGTCCGCTGCCGCCCGGCGGCCTGA
- the mca gene encoding mycothiol conjugate amidase Mca, whose amino-acid sequence MAEQLRLMAVHAHPDDESSKGAATTAKYVAEGVDVLVVTCTGGERGSVLNPKLDRPEVWANIADIRRAEMDAARAILGVEQAWLGFVDSGLPEGDPLPPLPEGCFALQDVEVAAGPLVRLMRQFRPHVVTTYDEEGGYPHPDHIMCHRISVAAFEAAGDPERYPELGEPWQPLKLYYDIGFSKGKILALHEAILATGVAESPYAEWINRWEDRPDKGPRITTRVECAEYFPVRDDALRAHATQVDPDGFWFQVPMDLQRRAWPTEDFQLVRSLVDSPLPESDLFAGIRETAHAR is encoded by the coding sequence GTGGCAGAACAACTCCGGCTCATGGCCGTGCACGCGCACCCAGACGACGAGTCGAGCAAGGGCGCCGCGACCACGGCCAAGTACGTCGCCGAGGGGGTGGACGTGCTCGTCGTGACCTGCACCGGCGGCGAGCGGGGCAGCGTGCTCAACCCCAAGTTGGACCGGCCCGAGGTGTGGGCCAACATCGCCGACATCCGTCGGGCGGAGATGGACGCGGCCCGCGCCATCCTCGGCGTCGAGCAGGCCTGGCTGGGCTTCGTCGACTCGGGCCTGCCCGAGGGTGACCCGTTGCCGCCGTTGCCCGAGGGCTGCTTCGCCCTCCAGGACGTCGAGGTGGCCGCCGGTCCGCTGGTACGCCTGATGCGGCAGTTCCGTCCGCACGTGGTCACCACGTACGACGAGGAGGGCGGCTACCCGCACCCGGACCACATCATGTGCCACCGGATCAGCGTGGCGGCCTTCGAGGCGGCCGGTGACCCGGAGCGCTACCCCGAGCTGGGCGAGCCGTGGCAGCCGCTCAAGCTCTACTACGACATCGGGTTCTCCAAGGGCAAGATCCTCGCCCTGCACGAGGCGATCCTGGCCACCGGCGTCGCCGAGTCGCCGTACGCGGAGTGGATCAACCGTTGGGAGGACCGGCCGGACAAGGGCCCCCGGATCACCACCCGGGTGGAGTGCGCCGAGTACTTCCCGGTCCGCGACGACGCGCTGCGCGCCCACGCCACCCAGGTCGACCCGGACGGCTTCTGGTTCCAGGTGCCGATGGACCTGCAACGGCGGGCCTGGCCGACGGAGGACTTCCAACTCGTACGCTCGCTGGTCGACTCGCCGCTGCCCGAGTCGGACCTGTTCGCGGGCATCCGGGAGACGGCCCATGCCCGCTGA
- a CDS encoding bifunctional diguanylate cyclase/phosphodiesterase codes for MTSGRAGHPIDRPEGRRTPLRVHLLTAAVVLTAVVAAVVGLRVPVGLPADDPFGPYGGLTRFGIAVALFALSQLARLRFRAAAGVVSLTWAEAALIVCLYLVPPGWLPGAALIGMLLAWTILSVVDEGRSTWDVVRIAASQTAAVALAVSVTTSLAEPLLAAPTPALALVLAAGALTYLLAGAGLGGVTLALRHDMSIGRPLLAALRGKLLMFVGNVVAALLVVALIEFDPRWLVLLPAPLWLLHQTYRQRLRDERERRTWRSLAEATAALNQLDERGVATAGVTGALTVFEAELVDVEVVRGDGRWRRYRGDPSGQVTDREIAPPGDDEPGPDELLRELSVGEHRVGRLRVRLPRTAPASGRERYALVTFAEALSAALHDAATHRELRVVTARSSYEAVHDPLTGLANRTAMLGQGDHALRKLGHDHPVALLLLDIDQFKEVNDTLGHAAGDQLLRLTANRLGTLTRSGDLLARLGGDEFALLLTSVPVLGDRTAPMAYALRQAREITERLAAPTEVAGVRMSVEVSVGVVVASAGAADLTELMRRADIAMYQAKAGGGSVAAYDSSRDGASTDQLALLAELREALLTDDQLVLVLQPAVDLATGAPTGVEALIRWRHPRRGWLGPADFIRPVENSEQLGTFTRYVLDKALGVAAGWAREGLDIPISVNLSARSLLDHRLPAEIADALRRHQVPADRLVLEITETVVMSELEIIDQVLTTLRSMGVQLAVDDFGTGFSSLAFLTRIPVDELKVDRSFVLRMADSPEAAAIVRSTVGLAHELGLRVVAEGVETAAQRSALAELGCTAAQGYHFFKPMPADKIGAVLGSLSRQSPTNVLPLRADGAS; via the coding sequence GTGACCTCCGGCAGGGCCGGTCATCCGATCGATCGGCCCGAGGGCCGTCGCACCCCGCTCAGGGTGCACCTGCTGACGGCCGCGGTCGTCCTCACCGCCGTGGTGGCCGCCGTGGTGGGGCTGCGCGTGCCGGTCGGGCTGCCGGCCGACGACCCGTTCGGGCCGTACGGCGGGCTGACCCGTTTCGGTATCGCGGTCGCACTCTTCGCACTGTCGCAGTTGGCCCGGCTACGGTTCCGGGCCGCCGCCGGAGTGGTCTCGCTCACCTGGGCCGAGGCCGCACTGATCGTCTGCCTCTATCTGGTGCCGCCCGGATGGCTGCCGGGCGCGGCCCTGATCGGCATGCTGCTGGCGTGGACGATCCTGTCCGTGGTGGACGAGGGCAGGTCCACCTGGGACGTCGTGCGCATCGCCGCGTCGCAGACCGCCGCCGTCGCCCTCGCCGTGTCGGTCACCACCTCGCTGGCCGAGCCGCTGCTGGCCGCCCCGACCCCGGCCCTCGCCCTCGTCCTCGCCGCCGGCGCCCTCACGTACCTGCTGGCCGGTGCCGGGCTGGGCGGCGTGACGCTGGCGCTGCGGCACGACATGTCGATCGGGCGCCCGCTGCTGGCCGCGTTGCGGGGCAAGCTGCTGATGTTCGTCGGCAACGTGGTGGCCGCTCTGCTCGTGGTGGCCCTGATCGAGTTCGATCCACGGTGGCTGGTGCTGCTGCCCGCGCCGCTGTGGCTGCTCCACCAGACCTATCGGCAACGGCTGCGCGACGAGCGCGAACGGCGTACGTGGCGGTCGTTGGCGGAGGCGACGGCGGCGCTCAACCAGCTCGACGAGCGCGGCGTGGCGACCGCCGGGGTGACCGGTGCGCTCACCGTGTTCGAGGCGGAACTCGTGGACGTGGAGGTGGTCCGGGGCGACGGCCGCTGGCGCCGCTACCGGGGCGATCCCAGCGGTCAGGTAACCGACCGGGAGATCGCGCCCCCCGGCGACGACGAGCCCGGTCCGGACGAACTGCTCCGAGAGCTGTCGGTCGGCGAGCACCGGGTCGGTCGACTACGGGTCCGGCTGCCCCGGACGGCTCCGGCCTCCGGCCGGGAACGGTACGCGCTGGTCACCTTCGCCGAGGCGCTGTCCGCCGCCCTGCACGACGCGGCCACCCACCGTGAGCTGCGGGTGGTCACCGCGCGTTCCTCGTACGAGGCGGTGCACGATCCGCTGACCGGGCTGGCCAACCGCACGGCCATGCTGGGCCAGGGCGACCATGCGCTGCGGAAACTCGGGCACGACCACCCGGTGGCACTGCTGTTGCTCGACATCGACCAGTTCAAGGAGGTCAACGACACGCTCGGGCACGCCGCCGGCGACCAGCTCCTGCGGTTGACCGCCAACCGGCTGGGCACCCTGACCCGCAGCGGCGACCTGCTCGCCCGGCTCGGCGGCGACGAGTTCGCGTTGCTGCTGACCTCGGTTCCGGTGCTCGGCGACCGCACCGCCCCGATGGCGTACGCGTTGCGCCAGGCCCGGGAGATCACCGAGCGGCTGGCCGCGCCGACCGAGGTGGCCGGGGTACGGATGTCGGTCGAGGTGTCCGTGGGCGTGGTGGTGGCGTCGGCCGGCGCCGCCGACCTGACCGAGCTGATGCGCCGGGCCGACATCGCGATGTACCAGGCCAAGGCCGGTGGCGGCAGCGTGGCGGCGTACGACAGCTCCCGGGACGGGGCCAGCACCGACCAGCTCGCCCTGCTCGCCGAGCTGCGTGAGGCGTTGCTGACCGACGATCAGCTCGTGCTGGTGTTGCAGCCGGCCGTGGACCTGGCCACCGGCGCACCGACCGGGGTGGAGGCACTGATCCGCTGGCGGCACCCGCGCCGGGGCTGGCTCGGTCCGGCCGACTTCATCCGGCCGGTGGAGAACAGCGAGCAGTTGGGCACCTTCACCCGGTACGTGCTGGACAAGGCGCTCGGGGTGGCGGCCGGCTGGGCCCGGGAGGGCCTGGACATCCCGATCTCGGTCAACCTCTCCGCCCGCAGCCTGCTCGACCACCGCCTGCCGGCGGAGATCGCCGACGCGCTACGCCGGCACCAGGTCCCGGCCGACCGGCTGGTGCTGGAGATCACCGAGACCGTGGTGATGAGCGAGCTGGAGATCATCGACCAGGTGCTCACCACGCTGCGGTCGATGGGCGTGCAACTGGCCGTGGACGATTTCGGCACCGGCTTCTCCTCGCTGGCCTTCCTCACCCGGATCCCGGTCGACGAGTTGAAGGTGGACCGCTCGTTCGTGCTCCGGATGGCGGATTCGCCGGAGGCGGCAGCGATCGTCCGCAGCACCGTCGGGCTCGCCCACGAGCTGGGGCTACGGGTGGTGGCCGAGGGCGTGGAGACCGCCGCCCAGCGGTCGGCCCTGGCCGAGTTGGGCTGCACCGCCGCCCAGGGCTACCACTTCTTCAAGCCGATGCCCGCCGACAAGATCGGTGCGGTCCTCGGCTCGCTGTCCCGACAGAGCCCCACCAACGTCCTGCCGCTGCGCGCCGACGGCGCCTCCTGA
- a CDS encoding thioredoxin domain-containing protein, translated as MNRLADATSPYLLQHADNPVDWWPWCEEAFAEAKRRDVPVLISVGYSACHWCHVMAHESFEDAGVGTLLNEGFVSIKVDREERPDVDAVYMTATQAMTGQGGWPMTVFATPDGTPFFCGTYFPRANFVRLLESIGAAWRDQRDAVLRQGAAVVEAIGGAQAVGGPTAPLTADLLDAAADQLADEYDERHGGFGGAPKFPPHMNLLFLLRHHQRTGSARSLEIVRHTCEAMARGGLHDQLAGGFARYAVDEHWTVPHFEKMLYDNALLLRVYTQLWRLTGDALALRVARDVVRFLADELHRPGQGFASALDADTEGVEGLTYAWTPAQLVEALGEEDGRWAADLFAVTETGTFEHGKSVLRLARDVDDADPEVRARWQDVIRRLLAVRDTRPQPARDDKVVAAWNGLAVTALAEFVRLVETSGRIGTEGEANLLDGVVIVADGAMRQTAEHLARVHVVDGRLRRASRDGRVGEPAGVLEDYGCVAEAFCAMHQVTGEGRWLELAGELLDAALTHFAAPGGAFYDTADDAERLVARPADPTDNATPSGRSAIVAALVSYAALTGENRYREAAEAALATVAPIVGRHARFTGYAATVGEALLAGPSEIAVVTGDPTNDPLVAAAYRHAPPGAVIVAGQPDQPGVPLLAGRPLLDGGPAAYVCRGFVCQRPVSGVDDLVAQLR; from the coding sequence GTGAACCGACTCGCGGATGCCACCAGCCCGTACCTCCTCCAGCACGCGGACAACCCGGTCGACTGGTGGCCCTGGTGCGAGGAGGCGTTCGCCGAGGCGAAGCGACGTGACGTGCCGGTGCTCATCTCGGTCGGTTACTCCGCCTGTCACTGGTGTCACGTCATGGCGCACGAGTCGTTCGAGGACGCGGGCGTCGGCACGCTGCTGAACGAGGGTTTCGTGTCGATCAAGGTGGACCGCGAGGAGCGGCCCGACGTCGACGCCGTCTACATGACCGCCACCCAGGCGATGACCGGCCAGGGTGGCTGGCCGATGACGGTCTTCGCCACCCCGGACGGCACCCCGTTCTTCTGCGGGACGTACTTCCCCCGCGCGAACTTCGTCCGGTTGCTGGAGTCGATCGGCGCCGCCTGGCGGGACCAGCGCGACGCCGTACTGCGTCAGGGTGCCGCGGTGGTGGAGGCGATCGGCGGCGCCCAGGCCGTCGGCGGGCCCACCGCCCCGCTCACCGCCGACCTGCTCGACGCCGCCGCCGACCAACTGGCCGACGAGTATGACGAGCGACACGGGGGCTTCGGCGGCGCCCCCAAGTTCCCGCCGCACATGAACCTGCTCTTCCTGCTGCGGCACCACCAGCGCACCGGCTCGGCGCGGAGCCTGGAGATCGTCCGGCACACCTGCGAGGCGATGGCCCGGGGCGGTCTCCACGACCAGCTCGCCGGCGGCTTCGCCCGGTACGCGGTGGACGAGCACTGGACCGTGCCGCACTTCGAGAAGATGCTCTACGACAACGCCCTGCTGCTGCGGGTCTACACGCAGCTCTGGCGGCTCACCGGTGACGCGTTGGCGCTGCGGGTGGCCCGGGACGTCGTCCGGTTCCTCGCCGACGAGCTGCACCGCCCCGGCCAGGGCTTCGCCTCGGCGCTGGACGCGGACACCGAGGGTGTCGAAGGGCTCACGTACGCCTGGACCCCGGCCCAACTGGTCGAGGCGCTCGGCGAGGAGGACGGCCGCTGGGCCGCCGACCTCTTCGCGGTCACCGAGACCGGCACCTTCGAACACGGCAAGAGCGTGCTCCGGCTGGCCCGGGACGTCGACGACGCCGACCCGGAGGTCCGCGCCCGCTGGCAGGACGTGATCCGCCGGCTGCTGGCCGTGCGCGACACCCGCCCGCAGCCGGCCCGCGACGACAAGGTGGTGGCCGCCTGGAACGGGCTGGCCGTCACCGCGCTCGCCGAGTTCGTCCGGCTCGTCGAGACCTCCGGCCGGATCGGCACCGAGGGGGAGGCGAACCTGCTCGACGGCGTCGTCATCGTCGCCGACGGCGCGATGCGGCAGACCGCCGAGCACCTGGCCCGGGTGCACGTGGTGGACGGGCGACTGCGCCGCGCCTCCCGGGACGGCCGCGTGGGGGAGCCGGCCGGCGTGCTGGAGGACTACGGCTGTGTGGCCGAGGCGTTCTGCGCCATGCACCAGGTCACCGGCGAGGGGCGGTGGCTGGAGCTGGCCGGCGAACTGCTCGACGCCGCCCTGACGCACTTCGCCGCACCCGGGGGTGCGTTCTACGACACCGCCGACGACGCGGAGCGGCTGGTGGCCCGGCCCGCCGACCCGACCGACAACGCCACCCCCTCCGGCCGTTCCGCCATCGTCGCCGCCCTGGTCAGCTACGCGGCGTTGACCGGGGAGAACCGGTACCGGGAGGCGGCCGAGGCGGCGTTGGCCACCGTCGCGCCGATCGTCGGGCGGCACGCCCGGTTCACCGGGTACGCGGCCACCGTGGGCGAGGCGCTGCTCGCCGGCCCGTCCGAGATCGCGGTGGTGACCGGGGACCCGACGAACGATCCGCTGGTCGCGGCGGCGTACCGGCACGCCCCACCCGGTGCGGTGATCGTCGCCGGGCAGCCCGACCAGCCGGGGGTGCCGCTGCTGGCCGGCCGGCCGCTGCTCGACGGCGGGCCTGCCGCGTACGTCTGCCGGGGTTTCGTCTGCCAACGGCCGGTGAGCGGCGTCGACGACCTGGTGGCGCAACTGCGGTGA
- a CDS encoding 5-(carboxyamino)imidazole ribonucleotide synthase — MDFRTGLPVVGMVGGGQLARMTHQAAIALGQSLRVLALTPDDGAALVAADVQYGDHTDLAALRMFAKSCDVVTFDHEHVPTEHIRTLTAEGVKLFPPADALVHAQDKQVMRERLGGLGAPNPAWRPVTVPADVVAFGDELGWPVMLKAARGGYDGRGVWPVADAAVADDLVRTLLDGGTTLIVEERVALRRELAVQVARSPFGQVAVYPVVETVQRDGICVEVLAPAPDLDEELAVSAQQLAIDLATALGVVGLLAVELFEVADRAAPGGSRVVVNELAMRPHNSGHWTIEGARTSQFEQHLRAVLDYPMGDTGLTAPVVVMANVLGGEPGGMSIDERLHHLFAAVPTARVHLYGKQVRPGRKIGHVTVLGDDLDEVRARAARAARWLRDGVE, encoded by the coding sequence ATGGATTTCCGTACCGGTCTGCCTGTTGTCGGCATGGTGGGTGGCGGCCAGTTGGCCCGGATGACCCACCAGGCCGCGATCGCCCTCGGCCAGTCGCTGCGCGTGCTCGCCCTCACCCCGGACGACGGCGCGGCGCTGGTCGCCGCCGACGTCCAGTACGGCGACCACACCGACCTGGCCGCCCTGCGCATGTTCGCCAAGAGCTGTGACGTGGTCACCTTCGACCACGAGCACGTGCCCACCGAGCACATCCGCACCCTCACCGCCGAGGGGGTGAAGCTGTTCCCGCCCGCCGACGCACTCGTGCACGCCCAGGACAAGCAGGTCATGCGGGAGCGGCTCGGCGGGCTCGGCGCGCCCAATCCGGCGTGGCGACCCGTCACCGTCCCGGCCGACGTGGTGGCCTTCGGCGACGAGTTGGGCTGGCCGGTGATGCTCAAGGCGGCCCGGGGCGGGTACGACGGCCGGGGCGTGTGGCCGGTGGCCGACGCCGCCGTCGCCGACGACCTGGTGCGGACCCTGCTCGACGGCGGGACGACGCTGATCGTCGAGGAGCGGGTGGCGTTGCGCCGGGAGTTGGCGGTGCAGGTGGCCCGCTCGCCGTTCGGGCAGGTCGCGGTCTATCCGGTGGTGGAGACGGTGCAGCGGGACGGCATCTGCGTCGAGGTGCTGGCACCCGCGCCCGACCTCGACGAGGAGCTGGCGGTCTCGGCCCAGCAGCTCGCCATCGACCTGGCCACCGCGCTCGGAGTGGTCGGCCTGCTCGCGGTGGAGCTGTTCGAGGTGGCCGATCGGGCGGCCCCGGGCGGCAGCCGCGTCGTGGTCAACGAGCTGGCGATGCGCCCGCACAACTCCGGGCACTGGACCATTGAGGGCGCCCGGACGTCGCAGTTCGAGCAGCACCTGCGGGCCGTGCTCGACTACCCGATGGGCGACACCGGGCTGACCGCGCCGGTGGTCGTGATGGCGAACGTACTCGGTGGCGAGCCGGGCGGCATGTCCATCGACGAGCGGCTGCACCACCTCTTCGCCGCCGTACCGACCGCCCGGGTGCACCTGTACGGCAAGCAGGTCCGTCCCGGTCGCAAGATCGGGCACGTCACGGTGCTCGGCGACGACCTGGACGAGGTACGCGCCCGGGCCGCCCGCGCCGCCCGCTGGCTCCGCGACGGCGTGGAGTGA
- the purE gene encoding 5-(carboxyamino)imidazole ribonucleotide mutase, which produces MSTVGVIMGSDSDWPTMKAAADVLAEFEVSYEVEVVSAHRTPVKMIDYGRAAAGRGMKVIIAGAGGAAHLPGMIASVTPLPVIGVPVPLKHLDGLDSLLSIVQMPAGVPVATVSIGNARNAALLAVRILGTGEPALLDRMSAYQADLEQLVAEKDAALRASL; this is translated from the coding sequence GTGAGCACGGTCGGTGTGATCATGGGTAGCGACTCGGACTGGCCGACCATGAAGGCGGCTGCCGACGTGCTCGCCGAGTTCGAGGTGTCGTACGAGGTCGAGGTGGTCTCGGCCCACCGCACCCCGGTGAAGATGATCGACTACGGTCGGGCCGCCGCCGGACGGGGCATGAAGGTGATCATCGCGGGCGCCGGTGGTGCCGCCCACCTGCCCGGCATGATCGCCTCGGTCACGCCGTTGCCGGTGATCGGCGTACCGGTGCCGTTGAAGCATCTCGACGGCCTGGACTCGCTGCTGTCCATCGTGCAGATGCCGGCGGGCGTGCCGGTGGCCACGGTGTCGATCGGCAACGCGCGCAACGCGGCGCTGCTCGCCGTCCGCATCCTGGGCACCGGTGAGCCGGCGTTGCTCGATCGGATGTCGGCGTACCAGGCCGATCTGGAGCAGCTCGTCGCCGAGAAGGACGCGGCCCTGCGCGCTTCGCTGTAG